Proteins from one Cicer arietinum cultivar CDC Frontier isolate Library 1 chromosome 3, Cicar.CDCFrontier_v2.0, whole genome shotgun sequence genomic window:
- the LOC101494344 gene encoding uncharacterized protein, with the protein MTEGSRRNLVQEDYIAEPWEKVMEAIQKHATATHNMVQQMAMQRDGPPNANRVFYDFLKLQPPTFQGSHNPSEAQAWMDEIKKEFEVVPCIEEQKVAFVAHLLKSRAEYWWRSANTYLQTQGTHMNWEHFEVSFLDKYYPKSAKRQNELEFVHLQQGDMSVVEYVVKFEELARFSPHAQYAPIEEWKINQFEWGLRPEIRGNIGHMELTNYSTLVHKSYIVEDNLKKVQEERHAKWQQKKEFGKFGQQLKVKTLQGKGKQVHTSSSPRARKCLKCGRDHGRECLVGKQFCYYCKQPGHMAPFCPIRQKQAECNPN; encoded by the coding sequence ATGACTGAAGGATCTAGGAGGAATCTTGTCCAAGAAGACTACATTGCTGAACCATGGGAAAAGGTTATGGAAGCTATTCAAAAGCACGCAACGGCTACCCATAATATGGTACAACAAATGGCAATGCAAAGAGATGGCCCTCCAAATGCCAATAGGgtgttttatgattttcttaagTTGCAGCCTCCAACATTCCAGGGCAGCCACAATCCCTCAGAGGCCCAAGCTTGGATGGATGAGATTAAAAAGGAATTTGAAGTAGTGCCTTGTATTGAAGAACAAAAAGTGGCATTTGTTGCCCATCTACTAAAGAGTAGGGCAGAAtattggtggaggagtgcaaatACATATCTTCAAACTCAAGGAACCCATATGAATTGGGAACATTTTGAGGTGTCCTTTTTAGACAAGTATTATCCAAAAAGTGCCAAAAGACAAAATGAGTTGGAGTTTGTGCACCTGCAACAAGGAGACATGTCTGTTGTAGAGTATGTTGTTAAGTTTGAAGAATTGGCCAGATTTTCTCCACATGCCCAGTATGCACCCATAGAAGAATGGAAGATAAACCAGTTTGAATGGGGATTAAGGCCTGAAATCAGAGGGAACATAGGCCATATGGAGCTTACTAACTATTCTACTCTTGTACACAAGAGCTACATTGTTGAAGACAATTTAAAGAAGGTACAAGAGGAGAGGCATGCTAAGTGGCAACAAAAGAAAGAGTTTGGAAAATTTGGCCAACAATTGAAGGTAAAGACTCTCCAAGGGAAGGGAAAACAAGTACATACCTCCAGTTCCCCAAGAGCAAGGAAGTGTCTTAAGTGTGGCAGAGATCATGGGAGAGAGTGCTTGGTTGGAAAACAATTCTGCTACTACTGCAAACAACCTGGACATATGGCTCCCTTTTGTCCAATACGCCAAAAACAAGCAGAGTGCAACCCAAACTAG